From the Anolis sagrei isolate rAnoSag1 chromosome 12, rAnoSag1.mat, whole genome shotgun sequence genome, one window contains:
- the LOC137097738 gene encoding guanine nucleotide exchange factor subunit RIC1-like gives CIRPIIHPSITSSIHPSIPSIHPSLHPSIHPFIHPSLHPSIHPFIHPIIHPSIALSIHPSHPSIPSSIHPSIHPSLRPSLHPSNHPSIHCFVHPSIPSIHPFIHPSIYPSIPSSIHQSLHPSIHPSIHPSLRPSVHPSIHPSIPSSIHLSIHPFVHPIVHPSIALSIHPSIPSIHPFVHPSIHPSIHPSFRLSIYLSIYLSIYLSIHPSIHPSIHPSVYLSIYLSIYPSIHPSIHPSVYLSIYLSIYLSIYPSIHPSILPSIY, from the coding sequence tgcaTCCGtccaatcatccatccatccatcacttcgtccatccatccatccatcccatccatccatccatcccttcatccatccatccatccatttatccatccatcgcttcatccatccatccatcccttcatccatccaatcatccatccatccattgctttgtccatccatccatcccatccatccatcccttcatccatccatccatccatccatccatcgctTCGTCCATCCCTTCATCCAtccaatcatccatccatccattgctttgtccatccatccatcccatccatccatcccttcatccatccatccatctatccatccatcccttcgtccatccatcaatcccttcatccatccatccatccatctatccatccatcccttcgtccatctgtccatccatccatccatccatccattccttcatccatccatctatccatccatcccttcgtCCATCCAatcgtccatccatccattgctttgtccatccatccatccatcccatccatccatcccttcgtccatccatccatccatccatccatccatccatccttccgtctatctatctatctatctatctatctatctatctatctatctatccatccatccatccatccatccatccatccttccgtctatctatctatctatctatctatctatccatccatccatccatccatccatccttccgtctatctatctatctatctatctatctatctatctatctatccatccatccatccatccatccttccgtctatctat